AGCACCCCGCTCTTGCGGCCGAAGTATTCGACCGGTGCGAGCTTTTTGAGTTCGGGCAGCAGCGGCCTTCCCAGCGGGTTGCCGCTCTTTCGCATGGTCTCGGCCAGATTGAATACGACCGGCAGGGTCTTGCCCTCGTTGTAGGCGTGGGTGCGCGCCGCTTCCAGCGAGCGGGGCACGTCGATCTCGTGCGCGCAATACTGCTGGCAGTGCATGCAGCCGGTGCACTTGAAGAAGATGCCCACGGTCTCCTCGCTCAGCTCGAGCGCGCCCTCGCGCAGCAGGTGGACGATGGTCTGCTTGCCCGTGGGCGTGACCGTCTCGCGCAGCTCGGTCTCGGCCACCGGGCAGGAGAACCTGCACATCTTCGGACAGTAAGTGCAGTAGTCGGTTTCCTTGCGATATTCTTCGAGGATCACGAGGCCCCTCCTCGCGCGCCGCGTGGCGCGGATTTCTTGCTGTGTTTGGCCAGTCCCATTTTGCCGGGATTGAGCAGGCCCTGCGGATCGAGCTGCGCGCGAAGCCCTGCATAGAGATCCTGCAGCGCGCCGTGCTCGGCGTTCATCCATTTGGCCTTGAGCTCGCCCACCCCGTGGTGGTGCGAGATGGTGCTGCCGCAGGCATGGGCGGCGTCCATGGCCTTGCTCCAGATGGCGTCGTATTTCTCGAGCACTTTGTCCTCGCTCTCGCTGCGCGCGACGATGGAGAAATAGAGCGAGGCGCCCGTGATGTAGGCGTGCGAGAGGTGACAGAGCACGATCATGGCCTCGCTCGCCAGTGCGGCGCGGACTTTTTCGTAGAGCGCGGGAAGCGCGCTCCAGGTGGCGGCGAGCTCGATCGTATCGAGCACCATGCCCTTGTTCGGGAGCACCTTCGACATGTTGTAGGAAACATCGTAGCGATGTTCCCACCAGCGCCTGGCAGGTCCCTCGCCCAGCGCGTTGCCGCCCAGTCCCTCGCAGATCTCCGCGAGCTTTTTCGCCTCGAACGCGGTGAGGCGCTGCTCGCCCTCACAGACGAATACGCCCAGGATCCCCTTCACCTGAATCTTCATGTGCGAGGCATTGAGCTGGGTATCGGCCTCGTCATAGAGCCGCACGACCGCC
The sequence above is a segment of the Chrysiogenia bacterium genome. Coding sequences within it:
- a CDS encoding FAD-binding oxidoreductase, yielding VGLECVLPDGSKFVTPDAPRSAAGPDFKQIMIGAEGTLGIVTAAKLRIHRYPEHREFLSFEFPDWNVATESVREIMQRGLTPAVVRLYDEADTQLNASHMKIQVKGILGVFVCEGEQRLTAFEAKKLAEICEGLGGNALGEGPARRWWEHRYDVSYNMSKVLPNKGMVLDTIELAATWSALPALYEKVRAALASEAMIVLCHLSHAYITGASLYFSIVARSESEDKVLEKYDAIWSKAMDAAHACGSTISHHHGVGELKAKWMNAEHGALQDLYAGLRAQLDPQGLLNPGKMGLAKHSKKSAPRGARGGAS